One region of Rhodocaloribacter litoris genomic DNA includes:
- a CDS encoding glucoamylase family protein, which produces MKTRFVTLALLAFSCLNAACDTERRASSETAGLRDDPFVEDLSARTFRWFWETTNPANGLVPDRAPEPPFSSIAAVGFGLTAYGVGVERGYVSRQEAAERTLTTLRFFWEAPQGPEPAGRAGYRGFFYHFLDMETGERFRTTELSTIDTALLMAGVLFAQAYFDRDDPTEAAIRAYADSLYRRVEWPWFQRDRAPLITMGWHPERGFGRAAYEGYNEAMILYILALGSPTHPIAPDVWDAWTSTYLWGDFYGYEHVQFSPLFGHQYSHVWIDYRGIFDDYMREKGIDYFENSRRATLSQRAYAIDNPRGFRDYGENIWGLTACDGPAGATFVVNGDSVRFHRYWARGASLRHINDDGTIAPTAAGGSVPFAPDVTLAALKAMRDRYGDRVYNEYGFVDAFNPTFTFEAETEFGVVDPEYGWFDGQQLGIDQGPILLMLENFRSELVWETMKKSPYIVRGLCRAGFRGGWLEGRCTGEAGAGA; this is translated from the coding sequence ATGAAAACACGCTTTGTTACGCTGGCTCTTCTGGCGTTCTCCTGCCTCAACGCAGCCTGTGACACGGAGCGCCGGGCGTCCTCGGAGACGGCCGGCCTGCGCGACGACCCCTTCGTCGAAGACCTCTCGGCCCGCACGTTCCGGTGGTTCTGGGAAACGACGAACCCGGCCAACGGGCTGGTGCCGGACCGCGCCCCCGAGCCGCCCTTTTCGAGCATTGCCGCCGTGGGCTTCGGGTTGACGGCCTACGGCGTCGGCGTCGAGCGGGGGTACGTCTCCCGGCAGGAAGCCGCCGAGCGGACGCTCACCACCCTGCGCTTTTTCTGGGAGGCGCCACAGGGACCTGAGCCGGCGGGCCGGGCCGGATATCGTGGTTTTTTCTACCACTTCCTCGACATGGAGACGGGCGAGCGCTTCCGCACCACGGAGCTCTCGACGATCGACACGGCCCTGCTCATGGCCGGCGTCCTCTTCGCCCAGGCCTACTTCGACCGCGACGACCCCACCGAGGCCGCCATCCGGGCCTATGCCGACTCGCTCTACCGGCGCGTCGAGTGGCCGTGGTTTCAGCGCGACAGGGCCCCGCTGATCACGATGGGCTGGCACCCCGAGAGGGGCTTCGGGAGGGCCGCCTATGAGGGCTACAACGAGGCGATGATCCTGTACATCCTCGCCCTCGGCTCGCCCACACACCCCATCGCGCCCGACGTGTGGGACGCCTGGACGAGCACCTACCTCTGGGGCGACTTCTATGGCTACGAGCACGTCCAGTTCAGCCCGCTCTTCGGGCACCAGTACAGCCACGTCTGGATCGACTATCGCGGCATCTTCGACGACTACATGCGCGAGAAGGGGATCGACTACTTCGAGAACTCGCGCCGGGCGACACTCTCACAGCGGGCCTACGCCATCGACAACCCGCGCGGGTTCCGCGATTATGGCGAAAACATCTGGGGGCTGACGGCCTGCGACGGGCCGGCCGGCGCCACGTTCGTCGTCAACGGGGACTCGGTGCGTTTCCATCGCTACTGGGCCCGCGGCGCCAGCCTGCGTCACATCAACGACGACGGCACCATCGCGCCGACGGCGGCCGGTGGCTCCGTCCCCTTTGCGCCGGATGTGACCCTGGCCGCCCTCAAGGCCATGCGCGACCGCTACGGCGACCGCGTCTACAACGAGTACGGCTTCGTCGACGCGTTCAACCCGACCTTCACCTTCGAGGCCGAGACGGAGTTCGGCGTCGTCGATCCCGAGTACGGGTGGTTCGACGGCCAGCAACTCGGCATCGACCAGGGGCCGATCCTGCTCATGCTCGAAAACTTCCGTTCGGAGCTCGTGTGGGAGACGATGAAGAAGAGCCCCTACATCGTCCGGGGGCTCTGCCGGGCCGGATTTCGCGGTGGCTGGCTCGAGGGGCGGTGCACCGGGGAGGCGGGTGCCGGGGCGTGA